One genomic window of Halorhabdus sp. CBA1104 includes the following:
- a CDS encoding DUF5804 family protein, translating into MTRVCLLGTDDVALRQTLRSHETARDALWTYDLTDPYRNAVEVETVSLGAAISLLNDLNWYLVRYVADTLLREPSVSETEWLSRELARDIRDGRIDPDESDRYLKVYGVIDPDDSDSEETSDEANTARRLVEPMYVTRTDGSIPTYDLRDVTDTVVVRVTESEFSS; encoded by the coding sequence ATGACTCGCGTCTGCCTGCTCGGGACCGACGACGTCGCCCTCCGGCAGACGCTGCGCTCCCACGAGACCGCTCGCGACGCATTGTGGACCTACGACCTGACGGATCCATACCGGAACGCCGTCGAGGTAGAAACCGTGAGTCTCGGGGCCGCGATCTCCCTGCTGAATGATCTCAACTGGTATCTCGTCCGCTACGTCGCGGACACGCTCCTCAGAGAACCGAGCGTCAGCGAGACCGAGTGGCTATCCCGCGAGCTGGCGAGGGACATCCGCGACGGCCGCATCGATCCGGACGAATCGGATCGCTATCTCAAAGTCTACGGCGTCATCGACCCGGACGACAGCGATAGCGAGGAGACGAGCGACGAGGCGAATACGGCTCGGCGGCTCGTCGAACCGATGTACGTGACCCGAACGGACGGCTCGATCCCGACCTACGACCTACGCGACGTGACCGACACTGTCGTCGTTCGCGTGACCGAATCGGAATTCAGTAGCTGA